The following coding sequences are from one Plectropomus leopardus isolate mb unplaced genomic scaffold, YSFRI_Pleo_2.0 unplaced_scaffold29409, whole genome shotgun sequence window:
- the LOC121938418 gene encoding amine oxidase [flavin-containing]-like, translating into LSAAKLLKANGLSPVVLEARDRVGGRTFTVRNKETKWVDLGGAYIGPTQNRILRLAKEYGIQTYKVNEQESLVHYVN; encoded by the exons gtttgAGTGCAGCAAAGCTGTTGAAAGCCAACGGGCTGAGCCCTGTAGTCCTGGAGGCCAGGGATCGCGTCGGCGGTCGCACCTTCACTGTGCGG aataaggagACAAAGTGGGTCGACCTGGGCGGGGCTTACATCGGCCCAACTCAGAACCGCATCCTCCGATTGGCCAAAGAGTACGGCATTCAGACCTACAAAGTCAACGAGCAGGAGAGCCTGGTGCATTACGTCAAT